The Juglans regia cultivar Chandler chromosome 2, Walnut 2.0, whole genome shotgun sequence genome includes a window with the following:
- the LOC118347670 gene encoding uncharacterized protein LOC118347670, producing the protein MAPARRNVHPEGSSEPPSNEPEVIAAAATRLLRYFVDEEGLVAKTPRGGCTLNQFTQQHPPTFDGRAEALDAESWIKRIEKIFRALFCTDEQKVEFATYMLADEADEWWTSTRELLLLELNDGVSITWDRFKRAFLDRYFSPALREAKARQFLDLVQGTMTVERYTVTFVALSRFASYLVPDEEKKCEKFERGLQPRIRSRLIPLRIRNFTDLVTRATLIEEDMRANAELFN; encoded by the coding sequence ATGGCACCGGCTAGACGTAACGTGCACCCTGAAGGTTCCTCGGAACCTCCATCTAATGAACCTGAGGTGATAGCTGCTGCTGCTACCAGACTTCTTCGGTATTTTGTTGACGAAGAAGGCTTGGTAGCCAAGACTCCCAGGGGCGGTTGTACCCTAAACCAGTTTACACAACAGCATCCTCCGACTTTTGACGGTAGAGCAGAAGCACTTGATGCAGAAAGTTGGATCAAAAGAATTGAGAAGATTTTCAGGGCTCTGTTTTGTACGGATGAACAGAAAGTGGAGTTTGCCACTTATATGCTAGCAGATGAAGCTGATGAATGGTGGACCTCCACAAGGGAACTTCTATTGCTCGAACTTAATGATGGGGTATCCATCACTTGGGACCGTTTCAAACGAGCATTTCTAGATCGATATTTTTCCCCAGCACTCCGTGAAGCAAAAGCTAGGCAGTTTCTCGACCTagtgcaagggaccatgacggTGGAACGTTATACCGTGACATTTGTGGCATTATCGCGGTTTGCTAGTTATCTAGTTCCTGAcgaggaaaagaaatgtgaaaaatttGAAAGGGGCTTGCAACCGAGAATTCGTAGTCGCCTGATACCCTTGAGGATTCGTAATTTCACCGACTTGGTCACACGAGCTACTCTGATTGAGGAAGACATGAGAGCTAATGCAGAACTTTTCAATTAG